A single window of Halodesulfovibrio marinisediminis DSM 17456 DNA harbors:
- a CDS encoding MarR family transcriptional regulator: MEAKVLEAMKNAGKPVRPGEVAEALGVDSKEVSKAIKKLKEAGEIHSPKRCYYAPTE; encoded by the coding sequence ATGGAAGCTAAAGTTCTTGAAGCAATGAAAAATGCAGGCAAACCTGTTCGTCCTGGAGAAGTAGCAGAAGCTTTAGGTGTAGACAGCAAAGAAGTGTCTAAAGCAATCAAAAAGCTCAAAGAAGCTGGAGAGATTCATTCTCCTAAGCGTTGCTACTACGCTCCTACAGAATAA
- the rpe gene encoding ribulose-phosphate 3-epimerase, translating into MILSPSLLSSDFGRIAEELQALEQAGLKWVHWDVMDGMFVPNITLGAPIIKCLRKKSNLFFDVHLMVQQPERYVNDFVDAGADMVVIHAEATNHLERTIAEIKRNGAQAGVALNPHTPLSVLDYVLDELDMVLIMSVNPGFGGQKFIPFSMRKVAELSSMIKQRGLSTLIQVDGGVDPENTAELVRNGADVLVSGSAFFGFPPYAERLKTFEEVARNA; encoded by the coding sequence ATGATCCTTTCACCTTCGTTATTGTCTTCTGACTTCGGCAGAATTGCTGAAGAATTACAGGCACTCGAACAGGCAGGACTGAAATGGGTACACTGGGATGTCATGGACGGCATGTTTGTACCTAACATTACTCTTGGAGCACCAATCATTAAATGCCTCCGCAAAAAAAGTAATCTCTTTTTTGATGTACATTTAATGGTTCAGCAGCCAGAGCGTTACGTTAATGACTTTGTGGATGCCGGTGCAGATATGGTTGTTATCCATGCAGAAGCGACTAACCACCTTGAACGTACTATTGCGGAGATTAAACGCAACGGTGCTCAGGCAGGTGTAGCACTCAACCCTCATACTCCTCTTTCTGTGCTTGATTACGTTCTCGACGAACTGGACATGGTTCTCATCATGAGTGTTAACCCGGGCTTCGGCGGACAGAAATTTATTCCTTTCAGCATGCGTAAAGTTGCAGAACTTTCCAGCATGATTAAACAGCGTGGTCTTTCAACTCTCATTCAGGTTGATGGCGGGGTTGATCCTGAGAACACCGCAGAATTGGTACGTAATGGTGCAGATGTACTTGTATCCGGTTCTGCTTTCTTTGGTTTCCCACCATACGCTGAGCGTCTGAAGACTTTTGAAGAAGTGGCTCGCAATGCATAG
- a CDS encoding MerR family transcriptional regulator, with translation MKAKTYRIGEAATLLNLKPYVLRFWETEFKQLIPIRTQKGQRMYSEQNVLLLRAIRHLLYERGLTIEGARKVLGQYEEMYGSITGPEQPGPEIEAFCAGNGTETPLYAKETGIIDVEEIISELTSLRNMLITGRH, from the coding sequence ATGAAAGCAAAGACCTATCGTATCGGAGAGGCTGCTACCCTGCTGAACTTGAAGCCGTACGTGTTGCGGTTTTGGGAAACAGAATTTAAACAGCTCATCCCTATACGCACCCAGAAAGGACAGCGTATGTATTCCGAGCAGAATGTCCTTCTGCTGCGGGCGATACGGCATTTGCTTTACGAACGCGGATTGACCATTGAAGGTGCCAGAAAGGTGCTTGGTCAATATGAAGAAATGTATGGCTCTATCACCGGTCCGGAACAACCCGGACCGGAGATAGAGGCTTTTTGTGCGGGGAATGGTACCGAAACGCCTCTCTATGCAAAAGAGACCGGTATCATTGATGTTGAGGAGATTATTTCGGAACTCACATCACTCCGTAATATGCTCATAACGGGTCGTCATTGA
- the tkt gene encoding transketolase, with the protein MPSRKDLANAVRALSMDAVQKANSGHPGAPMGMADIAEVLWNDFLKHNPSNPAWANRDRFVLSNGHASMLIYSLLHLSGYDLSIEDIKNFRQMGSKTPGHPEYGMTPGVELTTGPLGQGIATAVGMAVAEKALAEHFNRDGFDVVDHYTYVFMGDGCLMEGISHEACSFAGTLGLGKLIAFWDDNGISIDGKVGHWFDEDTAARYEAYGWHVIRDIDGHNPEAIKKAVEEAKAETAKPSLICCRTIIGFGAPHKQGTAATHGAPLGDEEIAATRKEIGWEHPAFEIPAEITEAWDSRERGAAAQKEWDGMFASYQIAHPELSKEFIRRMAGDLPESFEDIAQKAVDAANAAAKSAATRKDSPVALNAFGPAMPELLGGSADLTGSVGTKWDQYELLCKENWAGNYMSYGVREFGMGAMMNGMALHGGIIPYAGTFLVFSDYAKNAIRLSALMGVRTLWVLTHDSIGLGEDGPTHQPVEHLAGLRMTPNCYVWRPCDTVESIEAWKAGIETKNAPTCFSMSRQTLPFMARSEEALANVKRGGYVLRDCEGTPECILIATGSEVGLAVEAYDRLTKVGRKVRVVSMPCTEVFDAQDAEYKESVLPSSVAARVAIEAASADFWYKYVGLAGRVIGMTSFGESAPAGELFKHFGFTVEHVVEAAEETMR; encoded by the coding sequence ATGCCGTCTCGTAAAGACCTCGCCAACGCAGTCCGCGCTTTGAGCATGGACGCTGTGCAGAAAGCAAACTCTGGCCACCCAGGCGCGCCAATGGGTATGGCAGATATTGCTGAAGTTCTCTGGAACGACTTCCTTAAGCATAACCCAAGTAACCCTGCATGGGCTAACCGCGACCGTTTCGTGCTGTCTAACGGTCACGCTTCTATGCTTATCTACTCTTTGTTGCATCTCTCCGGTTACGACCTCAGCATCGAAGACATTAAAAATTTTCGTCAGATGGGTTCAAAAACTCCAGGTCATCCAGAATACGGTATGACTCCGGGTGTTGAGCTCACTACTGGCCCTCTTGGTCAGGGTATCGCTACCGCAGTGGGTATGGCAGTTGCTGAAAAAGCACTTGCTGAGCACTTCAACCGCGATGGTTTTGACGTTGTAGACCACTACACCTACGTTTTCATGGGTGATGGTTGTTTAATGGAAGGTATTTCTCACGAAGCATGTTCCTTTGCCGGTACTCTTGGTCTCGGTAAGCTTATCGCATTCTGGGACGATAATGGCATTTCCATTGACGGTAAAGTTGGACATTGGTTCGACGAAGATACCGCTGCACGCTACGAAGCTTACGGCTGGCATGTTATCCGCGACATCGACGGCCATAACCCTGAAGCAATCAAAAAAGCTGTAGAAGAAGCAAAAGCAGAAACTGCTAAGCCTTCTCTTATCTGCTGTCGCACCATCATCGGTTTCGGTGCTCCTCACAAACAGGGCACTGCTGCAACTCACGGTGCACCTCTTGGTGACGAAGAAATTGCTGCAACTCGTAAAGAAATTGGTTGGGAACATCCAGCGTTTGAAATCCCTGCTGAAATTACTGAAGCATGGGATTCCCGTGAACGCGGCGCAGCAGCTCAGAAAGAGTGGGACGGCATGTTTGCAAGCTACCAGATTGCACATCCTGAACTTTCTAAAGAATTTATCCGCCGCATGGCTGGCGACCTTCCAGAATCTTTTGAAGATATCGCACAGAAAGCTGTTGATGCTGCAAACGCAGCTGCTAAGTCTGCTGCTACACGTAAAGATTCTCCGGTTGCACTTAACGCATTCGGTCCAGCTATGCCTGAACTCCTTGGCGGTTCTGCAGACCTCACCGGTTCTGTAGGCACCAAGTGGGATCAGTACGAGCTTCTTTGCAAAGAGAACTGGGCTGGTAACTACATGTCCTATGGCGTACGTGAGTTCGGCATGGGTGCTATGATGAACGGTATGGCACTGCACGGCGGTATCATTCCTTACGCAGGCACCTTCCTCGTATTCTCCGACTACGCAAAAAATGCAATCCGTCTTTCCGCTCTCATGGGCGTTCGTACTCTCTGGGTACTTACCCACGATTCCATCGGTCTTGGCGAAGACGGCCCAACTCACCAGCCAGTAGAACACCTTGCTGGTTTGCGTATGACTCCGAACTGCTACGTATGGCGTCCTTGCGATACAGTTGAATCCATCGAAGCATGGAAAGCTGGTATCGAAACCAAGAATGCTCCTACTTGCTTCTCTATGTCTCGCCAGACCCTGCCATTCATGGCTCGTTCTGAGGAAGCTCTTGCGAACGTTAAGCGTGGTGGTTACGTCCTTCGTGACTGCGAAGGTACCCCAGAGTGTATCCTTATCGCGACCGGTTCTGAAGTAGGCCTTGCTGTTGAAGCATACGACCGTCTTACTAAAGTAGGCCGTAAGGTTCGCGTTGTTTCCATGCCTTGTACTGAAGTCTTTGATGCTCAGGATGCAGAATACAAAGAAAGCGTACTGCCTTCTTCTGTTGCTGCTCGTGTTGCTATCGAAGCAGCATCAGCTGATTTCTGGTACAAATATGTTGGTCTTGCAGGCCGCGTAATCGGCATGACCTCCTTCGGTGAATCTGCACCTGCAGGTGAACTCTTCAAGCACTTCGGCTTTACTGTTGAGCACGTTGTAGAAGCTGCTGAAGAAACTATGCGCTAG
- a CDS encoding TIGR04282 family arsenosugar biosynthesis glycosyltransferase — protein sequence MTDTCILFFIKYPNLGNVKTRLAKVIGEDVATSLYRHFVQDMLKGFEKVESQLRICYAPCGTDDPEKDFKSWLGPQYEYREQVGDDIGARMKHAMQAAFDEGFQRVIIIGSDIPDFPPELITKAFLDLDMQDAALGPSYDGGYYLIGFRKDTFIPEVFDDIPWSTRDVYRATLLKLQEADLELIRLPDWNDVDTIWDLNLLLRTNRNSSFRKSSTYAILREHAKLIREFDVDLPSHCRLDD from the coding sequence ATGACCGACACATGTATTCTTTTTTTTATTAAGTATCCAAATCTCGGTAACGTAAAAACACGGCTTGCCAAAGTTATTGGCGAAGATGTCGCTACCTCATTGTACCGTCATTTTGTACAGGATATGCTCAAGGGCTTTGAGAAGGTAGAATCACAACTGCGCATTTGTTATGCGCCTTGCGGCACTGATGACCCGGAAAAGGATTTTAAAAGCTGGCTTGGTCCTCAGTACGAATACCGTGAGCAGGTTGGAGATGATATCGGCGCGCGTATGAAGCATGCCATGCAGGCTGCTTTTGATGAAGGTTTCCAGCGTGTGATTATTATCGGCAGCGACATTCCGGACTTTCCGCCGGAACTGATTACTAAGGCATTTTTAGATCTTGATATGCAGGACGCTGCGTTAGGCCCATCGTATGACGGTGGTTACTACCTGATCGGTTTCAGAAAGGACACCTTTATTCCAGAAGTTTTTGACGATATCCCGTGGTCAACACGTGATGTATATCGTGCGACATTGTTAAAGCTTCAAGAAGCAGATCTTGAGCTTATTCGTCTTCCTGATTGGAATGATGTGGATACCATTTGGGATTTGAACCTGCTGCTTAGAACAAACCGTAACAGTTCGTTCCGTAAGTCATCCACGTATGCAATTTTGCGCGAGCATGCAAAACTGATTCGTGAGTTCGACGTTGACTTACCATCGCATTGTCGTCTGGATGACTAA
- a CDS encoding TIGR04283 family arsenosugar biosynthesis glycosyltransferase has translation MNSFSVSVVIPVWYEAKGINERIVHVYQRAAEAMCSPSVQVIVADGDPEASTLAAIENEEVIQVKSPQGRAMQMNAGAAMATGDVLLFLHADTVLPVGAFDLIQDALRKDRASGVSAKAGAFSLSIASDSRFLYLVSKLSNWRNRITRTPYGDQAQFFVRSYFEEISGYAPIPLMEDVEIMRRIRDRNDPLAIIDTPISTSARRWEAEGMYRCTLRNVLLRLLYGAGVSAQTLSNWYRAMKG, from the coding sequence ATGAATTCATTTTCTGTAAGTGTCGTCATTCCTGTTTGGTATGAAGCCAAAGGGATTAATGAACGCATTGTGCATGTCTATCAGCGTGCGGCAGAAGCTATGTGTTCTCCTTCTGTGCAGGTGATTGTTGCAGATGGTGATCCGGAAGCATCAACACTTGCAGCGATTGAGAATGAAGAAGTAATTCAAGTGAAGTCTCCTCAAGGGCGGGCCATGCAAATGAATGCTGGTGCGGCTATGGCAACAGGTGATGTTTTGTTGTTTCTGCATGCAGATACTGTCCTTCCTGTAGGCGCCTTTGACCTTATTCAGGATGCATTGAGAAAGGACAGGGCGTCGGGAGTTAGTGCAAAGGCAGGCGCATTTAGCCTGTCCATTGCCAGTGACAGCAGGTTCTTATACCTTGTAAGTAAGTTGTCGAACTGGCGTAACCGGATTACCCGTACGCCGTATGGGGATCAGGCACAGTTTTTTGTACGATCATATTTTGAAGAAATTTCAGGATATGCTCCCATTCCGCTCATGGAAGATGTTGAGATTATGCGTAGAATTCGCGACCGTAACGATCCTCTCGCAATAATCGATACTCCGATTTCTACATCTGCTCGCAGGTGGGAAGCGGAAGGGATGTACAGATGTACGTTACGCAACGTGCTGTTGCGTTTATTATATGGGGCAGGGGTTTCTGCTCAAACACTTTCGAATTGGTATCGCGCCATGAAGGGGTAG
- the pheT gene encoding phenylalanine--tRNA ligase subunit beta, which yields MLLSINWLKEFVPFTGTIQELDDALTMLGLEVEEVLRPFEGIKPMVIGHVIECEKHPEAEKLSVCKVDVGEEEPLNIVCGAPNVRKGLKVAVVKVGSVMPDGTKIKKTKLRGIPSMGMICSERELGLSDEHDGIMELSEEFVPGANLVESLKLDEEVLDISITPNRADSLSVLGIAREVALAFDLPLTVPEYSLVESGDDCSEEVAIEIADADNCYCYYGRILEGASIGKSPEWMRYRLVAIGLRPISNIVDVTNYIMMGFGQPLHAFDLDRLEGAKIVVDTAAEGEKFTTLDEQERTLKATDLMIKDGSKSVALAGVMGGANSEIHDGSTRIFLESAVFHPATVRRTARRLALSSDASFRFERGVDQLNCPEAMDRAAVMLAELTGATVRKGVCKAEPKPWAAPELQFRPQRCRDLLGVDVDDAFCKATLEKLGCTISGADTENWTVVPPSNRLDYEREVDFIEEVARVYGMDRIEPVLPQVKRTLAARNDDCNEYEFWSLIKAWGCGLGLNEAINYSFVGHADLDLFNLPKDNRITIMNPLSSEQDAMRTELAPGLLQNLRHNLGHGNTGLRLFELAHIFEADETSDTTVRESGRLNILFYGDRFDTAYPRMAADAEYADIKGCVEHLLAHLQVGEASFTLAEEHAWMSPAVDVVVGDQKVGTIGRINPEIADAYNAKKDVWFVDLDTDVLRKMYVASSIKFSSLPVHQSAWNDITVIAPITLNVQAIFDQVAATKLPLLEKMELIDVFVPEASEEAEETRNLTFRLTFRHSSKTLKDKDVDKERKKVVKSLESALPVRI from the coding sequence ATGCTTTTAAGTATCAACTGGTTGAAAGAGTTTGTTCCGTTTACCGGAACAATTCAGGAACTTGATGACGCGCTGACCATGCTTGGTCTTGAAGTGGAAGAAGTACTTCGTCCATTTGAAGGCATTAAGCCAATGGTTATCGGTCATGTTATTGAGTGTGAGAAACACCCTGAAGCAGAAAAACTTTCTGTGTGTAAGGTTGATGTTGGCGAAGAAGAGCCGTTAAACATTGTCTGCGGTGCACCGAACGTTCGTAAGGGACTGAAAGTAGCTGTAGTTAAAGTTGGCTCTGTAATGCCTGACGGCACCAAGATCAAAAAGACTAAACTTCGTGGTATTCCATCCATGGGTATGATTTGTTCCGAGCGTGAGCTTGGTCTGTCAGATGAACATGATGGCATCATGGAGCTTTCTGAAGAGTTTGTACCAGGTGCAAACCTTGTTGAGTCTTTGAAGCTTGATGAAGAAGTGCTGGATATTTCCATCACTCCTAACCGTGCAGACTCCTTGAGCGTACTCGGTATTGCTCGTGAGGTTGCACTTGCTTTTGATCTGCCACTCACCGTACCTGAATACAGTCTTGTTGAGTCCGGCGACGATTGCTCTGAAGAAGTTGCAATTGAAATTGCCGACGCAGATAACTGTTACTGTTACTACGGCCGTATCCTCGAAGGTGCTTCCATTGGTAAGTCTCCTGAATGGATGCGTTACCGTCTCGTTGCTATTGGCTTACGTCCAATTTCTAACATTGTAGACGTAACCAACTACATCATGATGGGTTTTGGTCAGCCTCTCCACGCATTCGATCTTGATCGTCTTGAAGGCGCTAAGATCGTTGTGGACACTGCTGCTGAAGGTGAAAAGTTTACTACTCTTGATGAGCAGGAACGCACTCTTAAAGCAACTGACCTTATGATTAAAGACGGCAGCAAAAGCGTTGCGCTTGCTGGTGTTATGGGTGGCGCTAACAGTGAAATCCATGATGGTTCTACACGCATTTTCCTTGAATCTGCAGTGTTCCATCCAGCAACTGTTCGTCGCACCGCACGTCGTCTTGCTCTCTCATCTGATGCTTCTTTCCGCTTTGAGCGCGGTGTTGACCAGTTAAATTGCCCAGAGGCAATGGATCGCGCAGCAGTTATGCTTGCTGAGCTTACTGGCGCTACCGTTCGTAAAGGCGTTTGCAAAGCTGAACCAAAGCCTTGGGCTGCCCCTGAGCTTCAGTTCCGCCCGCAGCGCTGTCGCGATCTTCTCGGTGTAGATGTGGATGATGCTTTCTGTAAAGCTACCCTTGAAAAGCTCGGTTGTACTATTTCCGGTGCAGATACTGAGAACTGGACTGTAGTACCTCCAAGCAACCGCCTCGACTACGAGCGTGAAGTAGACTTTATTGAAGAAGTGGCACGCGTATATGGCATGGACCGTATCGAGCCTGTTCTTCCTCAGGTAAAACGTACTCTCGCAGCACGTAATGACGATTGCAACGAATACGAGTTCTGGTCTCTCATTAAGGCTTGGGGTTGCGGCCTTGGTCTTAACGAAGCAATCAACTACTCCTTCGTTGGTCATGCAGATCTTGATCTGTTCAATCTGCCAAAAGATAACCGCATCACTATTATGAACCCGCTTTCTTCTGAGCAGGATGCGATGCGTACGGAGCTTGCTCCAGGTCTTCTGCAGAACCTTCGTCATAACTTGGGTCATGGCAACACTGGTCTGCGTTTGTTCGAACTTGCGCATATCTTTGAAGCTGATGAAACAAGCGATACAACTGTTCGCGAATCCGGCCGCTTGAACATTCTGTTCTACGGTGACCGTTTTGATACCGCGTACCCGCGTATGGCTGCTGATGCAGAGTATGCAGATATTAAAGGCTGTGTAGAACATCTTCTTGCACACCTGCAGGTTGGTGAAGCTAGCTTTACTCTTGCAGAAGAGCATGCATGGATGTCTCCGGCTGTAGACGTTGTAGTGGGTGACCAGAAGGTTGGTACTATCGGCAGAATCAATCCTGAGATTGCTGATGCCTACAACGCTAAAAAAGATGTCTGGTTCGTAGACCTCGATACAGACGTGCTGAGAAAAATGTATGTTGCAAGCAGCATCAAGTTCTCCAGCCTGCCTGTGCATCAGTCTGCTTGGAACGACATCACTGTAATCGCTCCGATTACACTTAACGTTCAGGCTATCTTCGATCAGGTTGCTGCAACTAAATTGCCGCTTCTTGAGAAGATGGAACTGATCGACGTGTTCGTACCTGAAGCTTCTGAAGAAGCAGAAGAAACGCGCAATTTGACCTTCCGCCTTACCTTCCGTCATAGTTCTAAGACACTGAAAGATAAGGATGTGGACAAAGAGCGTAAAAAGGTGGTTAAATCTCTCGAAAGTGCATTGCCTGTTCGCATTTAG
- a CDS encoding Lon protease family protein, producing MSKIRPLSAKKLRAKLALSHIPYKNSSDIKLDKAAVHAPQPRAMQALELALNIKDYGYNIFLAGCANLGRNYMLQEFLRERAKALPTPPDMLYVNNFEDPDAPILLTVPAGKGRALKQDFSQAISNVRKELPKRFDSDSYLKKRTIIMDQFAEERDSLFKEMDSIAEKEGFHMDLDEQGSITLYPLIEGKRLSEEEFERIDEGLKKSLKAKGDKLLHALNTLLRNMNNAEQALRTKEKNLEKELTTEVLEELLHPTIKEYEECCESEALSEFFKAAKEDILEHVEALLPKESSAIPLSLPEALQQQHPEDATAPYEINVFVDHAETKGAPIILDDHPTVANLLGCIEREAEMGALITDFSLIKSGSIHQANGGFLLLHIEDILSQHGSWEGLMRALRSGIVRIEDSEEGQEAMKTKGIEPEPLLLDLKVILIGNEGFYEQLLESDDRFPKLFKIKAHLNDSMLRGKEGYAVYMHRMAGIIDDNDLLPFSKDAMAEVIDYGSRIVEDQTRLSLKFPLLREIMIEASALASMDKKKAVDGATVHKTLVTRHYRNNLYEELFFEEYDRDLIKVTTHGEKIGRVNGLSVSMYGDFEFGLPHQIASTVGVGHGGVIDLEREAELSGPIHTKAMMILKSYLIGMFAHNKPLVLTGSLYFEQGYAGIEGDSASGAELVALLSSLAEVPVTQSLAFTGAVSQSGEILAVGGVTRKIEGYFDICSRRGLTGQQGVIIPRDNVDQLMLKREIADKVDEGLFSIYPVAHIEEALELLTGMKCGSRRKDGSFTKDLLFDRVDRRLKELGRLATHAYKKNKK from the coding sequence ATGAGCAAAATTCGGCCTCTTTCTGCCAAGAAATTACGCGCAAAACTTGCGCTTTCTCATATTCCGTACAAAAACAGCAGCGATATCAAGTTAGATAAAGCGGCTGTTCACGCACCGCAGCCTCGTGCGATGCAGGCACTTGAGCTCGCGCTTAATATTAAAGACTACGGCTACAACATCTTTTTAGCCGGTTGTGCGAACCTTGGCCGCAATTATATGTTGCAAGAATTTTTGCGCGAGAGAGCAAAGGCTTTGCCGACTCCTCCGGATATGCTGTACGTGAACAATTTTGAAGATCCGGACGCACCTATTTTGCTGACAGTTCCAGCAGGCAAAGGCAGGGCGTTAAAGCAGGATTTTTCTCAGGCTATTTCTAATGTTCGTAAGGAATTGCCTAAGCGTTTCGATAGTGACAGCTATCTTAAGAAACGCACAATCATCATGGATCAGTTCGCTGAAGAACGTGATTCTTTGTTTAAAGAGATGGATTCCATTGCTGAAAAAGAAGGATTCCATATGGATCTGGATGAGCAGGGCAGCATTACGTTGTACCCGCTCATCGAGGGTAAACGCCTTTCCGAAGAAGAATTCGAGCGTATCGACGAAGGCTTGAAAAAAAGTCTGAAAGCCAAGGGCGACAAGCTGTTGCATGCGTTGAACACGTTGTTACGCAACATGAATAATGCCGAGCAGGCATTGCGCACTAAAGAGAAAAATTTAGAGAAGGAACTGACAACTGAAGTTCTTGAAGAACTGCTACATCCGACCATTAAAGAATATGAGGAATGTTGTGAGAGTGAAGCTCTTTCAGAGTTCTTCAAGGCAGCTAAAGAAGATATTTTAGAGCATGTTGAAGCGCTTCTGCCGAAAGAATCGTCAGCAATTCCTTTGTCTTTACCTGAAGCCTTGCAGCAACAGCATCCTGAAGATGCAACCGCACCGTACGAAATTAACGTCTTTGTAGATCATGCTGAAACAAAAGGTGCACCGATTATTCTGGATGATCATCCGACGGTAGCAAACTTGCTTGGTTGCATTGAACGCGAAGCAGAAATGGGTGCGTTAATTACAGATTTCTCACTCATTAAGTCTGGTTCTATCCATCAGGCAAACGGTGGTTTTCTATTACTCCATATTGAAGATATTCTTTCCCAGCACGGTTCATGGGAAGGGCTTATGCGTGCCTTGCGTTCCGGTATTGTCCGCATAGAGGACAGCGAAGAAGGACAGGAAGCAATGAAGACCAAAGGTATTGAACCTGAACCGCTTTTGCTGGATCTGAAAGTAATCCTGATTGGTAATGAAGGTTTTTACGAGCAGTTGCTTGAATCGGATGATCGTTTTCCAAAGCTTTTTAAAATAAAAGCTCACCTGAATGATTCCATGCTGCGCGGCAAAGAAGGCTATGCTGTGTACATGCATCGTATGGCAGGTATCATTGATGACAATGACTTGTTGCCGTTTTCTAAAGATGCAATGGCAGAAGTTATTGATTATGGCTCTCGTATTGTTGAAGACCAGACTCGCCTTTCACTCAAGTTTCCACTGCTTAGGGAGATTATGATTGAGGCATCTGCACTGGCTTCAATGGATAAAAAGAAAGCTGTAGATGGTGCTACTGTCCACAAGACGCTTGTCACACGTCATTACCGTAATAACTTGTACGAAGAATTATTCTTTGAAGAATACGATCGTGATTTGATCAAAGTAACCACACATGGTGAAAAGATTGGCCGTGTTAATGGCTTGTCTGTCTCCATGTATGGCGACTTTGAATTTGGTTTGCCGCACCAGATTGCTTCTACCGTAGGTGTTGGGCATGGCGGTGTTATCGACCTTGAACGTGAAGCAGAGTTGAGTGGACCGATCCATACCAAGGCGATGATGATTCTGAAAAGTTATCTCATCGGTATGTTTGCTCACAACAAACCTCTGGTACTGACCGGTTCATTGTATTTTGAGCAAGGCTATGCAGGCATCGAAGGCGATTCAGCTTCTGGTGCAGAACTTGTGGCGTTGCTTTCTTCTCTTGCAGAGGTGCCGGTGACACAATCGCTTGCTTTTACCGGTGCGGTTTCACAAAGTGGTGAAATTCTCGCTGTGGGCGGTGTTACCCGCAAAATTGAAGGGTACTTTGATATCTGTTCCCGTCGTGGACTTACAGGGCAGCAGGGCGTTATTATTCCCAGGGATAATGTAGATCAGCTCATGCTGAAACGTGAGATTGCCGACAAGGTAGATGAAGGTCTCTTTAGTATTTACCCTGTAGCGCATATTGAAGAAGCTCTTGAACTGCTTACAGGTATGAAGTGTGGTTCCAGACGTAAAGATGGTTCCTTTACCAAGGACCTTCTGTTTGACCGTGTTGACCGTCGTCTGAAAGAGCTTGGTCGTCTTGCTACTCATGCTTATAAAAAGAATAAAAAATAA